One window from the genome of Cucumis melo cultivar AY chromosome 10, USDA_Cmelo_AY_1.0, whole genome shotgun sequence encodes:
- the LOC103489497 gene encoding annexin-like protein RJ4, producing the protein MATLLVPHDVPPPNVDAEAIKAAFRGWGTDEKAIVAVLGYRNAPQRRQIRIAYEQLFEEDLVKRFESELSGHLERAVYRWILDPEDRDAVLAHVALRKPNEDFAVLVEFSCIYSPEEFLAVRRAYQHRYKRSLEEDVAANTHDDFRKLLVGLVSAYRYNGGEIDARLAKSEAEILERAVKDKAFNHEDVIRILTTRSKAQLIATFNHYKDANGISISKQLGQDRAANEFTEALKTVIRCINDPVKYYEKVVRNAIKKVGKSDEDALTRVVVTRAEKDLRQIKEAYHKRNSVTLDDAVKKETSGDYKHFILALLGNQTE; encoded by the exons ATGGCCACTCTTCTTGTTCCTCATGATGTTCCTCCCCCAAATGTTGATGCAGAAGCCATTAAAGCCGCTTTCCGAG GCTGGGGTACTGATGAGAAGGCCATCGTTGCCGTTCTGGGTTACAGAAATGCACCTCAGAGGAGGCAAATCAGGATTGCTTACGAACAGCTCTTCGAAGAGGATCTTGTTAAGCGCTTTGAATCTGAGCTCTCTGGCCACCTCGAG AGAGCTGTATACCGATGGATACTAGATCCAGAGGACAGAGACGCTGTGTTGGCTCACGTCGCCTTAAGGAAGCCCAATGAAGATTTTGCAGTTCTTGTTGAATTTTCTTGCATTTACTCTCCTGAAGAGTTCTTGGCAGTCAGAAGAGCGTATCAACACCGGTACAAGCGATCATTAGAGGAAGATGTTGCCGCCAACACTCACGATGATTTTCGCAAG CTATTGGTGGGGTTGGTGAGTGCATATCGTTACAATGGTGGAGAGATAGATGCAAGATTAGCCAAATCAGAAGCTGAGATACTTGAGCGTGCAGTTAAAGACAAAGCCTTCAATCATGAAGATGTTATAAGGATCCTAACCACAAGGAGTAAGGCACAGCTGATTGCAACTTTCAATCACTACAAAGATGCCAATGGTATTTCTATCTCTAAG CAATTGGGCCAAGATCGTGCTGCCAATGAGTTCACAGAAGCACTTAAAACTGTGATTCGATGCATCAACGACCCTGTAAAATACTACGAGAAG GTGGTGCGAAATGCAATCAAGAAGGTTGGGAAGAGCGATGAGGATGCATTGACTCGCGTGGTGGTGACGAGGGCGGAGAAAGACTTGAGGCAAATAAAGGAGGCTTATCACAAGAGAAACAGTGTTACCCTTGATGATGCTGTGAAAAAGGAGACCTCTGGCGACTACAAGCACTTCATCCTTGCTCTTCTTGGTAACCAAACTGAGTAA
- the LOC103489496 gene encoding annexin-like protein RJ4, which produces MATLIVPRDVPSANVDAEALRTAFKGWGSDEKAIISILAHRNAIQRRHIRIAYEQLFQEDLIKRLESEISGHFERAVYRWMLDPEDRDAVLANIAIRKPKEDFAVLVELSCIYSPEELLGVRRAYQHRYKRSLEEDVAASTNDDLRTLLVGLVSAYRYNGADVDLSLAKSEAERLERAIRDKTFYHEDVVRILTTRSRPQLVATFNHYKDAYGISISEQLSSDKAGKEFTEALRTIIECIDDPYQYYEKVVRNAIKRVGKSDEDALTRVVVSRAEKDLRQIKEAYHKRNSVTLDDAVSKETSGDYKRFILALLGN; this is translated from the exons ATGGCTACTCTGATTGTTCCTCGTGACGTTCCTTCCGCCAATGTCGACGCCGAAGCTCTCAGAACCGCTTTCAAAG GCTGGGGATCCGACGAGAAGGCCATTATCTCCATCCTTGCTCATAGAAATGCGATTCAGAGGAGGCACATCAGGATTGCTTATGAACAGCTTTTTCAAGAGGATCTTATCAAGCGCCTTGAATCGGAGATCTCtggccactttgag AGAGCTGTGTACCGATGGATGCTGGATCCGGAGGACAGAGATGCTGTGTTGGCCAACATAGCCATAAGGAAGCCGAAGGAAGATTTTGCTGTGCTGGTCGAGCTTTCTTGCATCTACTCTCCTGAAGAGCTCTTGGGGGTCAGGAGGGCGTACCAGCACCGGTACAAGCGTTCCTTAGAGGAAGATGTTGCAGCCAGCACCAACGACGATTTACGCACG CTGTTGGTTGGATTAGTGAGTGCATACCGTTACAATGGAGCGGATGTAGATCTAAGCCTCGCTAAATCTGAAGCGGAGAGACTTGAGCGTGCAATCAGAGACAAAACCTTCTATCATGAAGATGTTGTCAGAATCTTAACCACAAGGAGTAGGCCACAGCTGGTTGCAACTTTCAATCACTACAAAGATGCCTACGGTATTTCCATTTCTGAG CAATTGTCCAGTGATAAAGCAGGCAAAGAGTTCACAGAAGCATTGCGAACTATCATTGAATGCATCGATGACCCTTACCAGTACTACGAGAAG GTGGTGCGAAATGCAATCAAGAGGGTCGGGAAGAGCGATGAAGATGCATTAACCCGAGTGGTGGTATCGAGGGCGGAGAAAGACTTGAGGCAGATAAAGGAGGCTTATCACAAGAGAAACAGTGTTACCCTTGATGATGCTGTGTCCAAGGAGACCTCTGGCGACTACAAGCGTTTCATCCTTGCACTTCTCGGTAACTAA
- the LOC103489495 gene encoding annexin D4 — MADSAIEVLTRALSGHGINENAMIETLGKWNHEEKKLFRKKSSHFFSEDERSFERWEEHGMRLLKHEFMRFKNAVVLWTTHPWERDARLVKEALSKGHHGQNINILIEVACTRTSDELLGARKAYHSLFDHSIEEDVASHLNGPERKLLVALMSAYRYEGPKYKEEIAKSEAKKFAHSIKEANSKKSSLIEDEEIVRILSTRSKHFLHALYKHYNEISAGRSIDEDLHGDLRLQEAVLCLTNPVKYFTQLLDVSLKADADKKIKKVLTRVVVTRADNDMKEIKVEFKKQFGVSLAEKIGSVCNGSYKDFLITLLARSD; from the exons ATGGCGGATTCTGCCATTGAAGTTCTCACTCGTGCTCTCTCAG GGCATGGAATAAATGAAAATGCAATGATAGAGACATTGGGAAAATGGAATCACGAGGAGAAGAAATTGTTCAGAAAGAAAAGTAGCCATTTTTTCAGTGAAGATGAACGTTCCTTTGAGCGATGGGAAGAACATGGGATGAGACTTCTCAAGCATGAATTCATGCGCTTTAAG AATGCTGTGGTTCTATGGACAACACATCCATGGGAAAGAGATGCTCGTTTGGTAAAGGAAGCATTGAGCAAAGGGCATCATGGCCAAAACATTAACATCTTAATAGAAGTGGCTTGTACTAGAACTTCTGATGAGCTTTTGGGTGCTCGAAAAGCTTACCATTCCCTCTTTGATCATTCCATTGAAGAAGACGTTGCCAGCCACCTCAATGGCCCTGAACGCAAG CTTTTGGTAGCATTGATGAGTGCATATAGATACGAAGGACCAAAATATAAGGAGGAGATAGCAAAATCAGAAGCAAAAAAGTTTGCTCATTCAATTAAGGAAGCAAACAGCAAAAAAAGCAGCCTCATTGAAGACGAAGAGATTGTGAGAATACTCTCAACAAGAAGCAAACACTTTCTTCATGCTCTTTACAAACACTACAACGAAATCTCAGCAGGTCGCTCCATTGATGAG GATCTTCACGGTGACTTGAGGCTTCAAGAAGCAGTTTTGTGCTTAACCAATCCTGTTAAGTATTTCACTCAG CTTCTGGATGTGTCATTAAAAGCCGACGCAGACAAGAAGATAAAAAAGGTATTGACTCGAGTCGTTGTTACGAGAGCTGATAATGACATGAAGGAGATTAAAGTTGAGTTCAAAAAACAGTTTGGAGTTTCATTGGCAGAAAAAATTGGGTCTGTTTGCAATGGTAGCTACAAAGATTTCTTAATCACTTTGCTGGCAAGATCAGATTAA
- the LOC103489494 gene encoding annexin D3 has protein sequence MSSFSFKSLSWRKSKSSKSDSAHSFSSEEQRFRTENMGTLRVPETVPSPAEDCDRLKKAFDGWGTDEKALIRILGQRNAAQRKAIRETYLELYNESLIDRIHAELSGDFRKAAILWAYDPAERDARLANEALRSYKKGVRELQVLVEIACATSPHHLMAVRQAYCSLFDCSLEEDIFSTIPMPLRKLLVGVVSSFRHDKVVVDSIVADSEADLLHEAIKAKQLNRSGVIWILSTRNFFQLRATFASYKQKYGNSIDQDIVKCGTGDLESLFKMAILCIDTPEKHFAKVINKAIVGLGTDEDSLTRAIVSRAEIDTMKIREAYSNMFKGQLDDDVIGDTSGDYKDMLMILLGANV, from the exons ATGAGCAGTTTCTCCTTCAAATCCTTATCCTGGAGGAAATCCAAATCCTCCAAATCGGATTCTGCTCATTCCTTTTCGTCGGAGGAACAACGGTTTCGGACGGAAAATATGGGAACTCTGAGAGTGCCGGAGACCGTTCCTTCTCCAGCCGAGGACTGTGATAGGCTCAAGAAAGCTTTTGATG GATGGGGAACGGATGAGAAGGCATTGATAAGGATATTAGGACAAAGAAATGCAGCTCAAAGGAAGGCAATTAGAGAGACTTATCTCGAGCTATACAACGAGTCGCTGATTGATCGCATCCACGCTGAACTCTCCGGTGATTTTAGA AAAGCCGCAATTTTGTGGGCATATGATCCTGCAGAGAGGGATGCAAGATTGGCAAATGAAGCTTTGAGGTCATATAAGAAAGGGGTCCGTGAGCTTCAAGTATTAGTGGAGATAGCCTGTGCCACATCTCCTCACCATCTGATGGCTGTAAGACAGGCCTACTGTTCTCTCTTTGATTGCTCACTTGAAGAAGACATTTTCTCCACCATCCCGATGCCTCTTAGAAAG CTTTTAGTTGGTGTGGTGAGTTCCTTCAGGCATGATAAAGTGGTGGTGGACAGTATCGTTGCTGATTCAGAAGCTGATTTATTACATGAGGCTATCAAAGCGAAGCAATTAAACCGCAGCGGCGTCATTTGGATACTCAGCACAAGGAATTTCTTTCAGCTTAGAGCAACCTTTGCATCCTATAAGCAAAAGTATGGAAACTCTATTGACCAG GACATTGTGAAATGTGGAACTGGTGATTTAGAATCGCTCTTCAAAATGGCGATTTTGTGCATTGACACTCCTGAAAAACACTTCGCTAAG GTAATCAACAAGGCAATTGTTGGACTTGGAACAGACGAAGATTCTCTAACCAGAGCCATTGTAAGTCGAGCTGAGATAGACACAATGAAAATTAGAGAAGCGTATTCCAACATGTTCAAAGGCCAGCTTGACGATGATGTTATCGGCGACACATCTGGAGACTACAAGGACATGTTGATGATCTTGCTTGGAGCTAATGTTTGA